A window of the Candidatus Krumholzibacteriia bacterium genome harbors these coding sequences:
- a CDS encoding class I SAM-dependent methyltransferase produces the protein MSVATHLLRFANRVLPAPDLPGDVDPVAYARWEYETSRATLRLWDAAGPLTHGAALDVGCGLGGKTHRLREHTGSAVRWTALDIDIEHLRQAGSYFEHAGVDDVERIAGDAARLPFDDATFDRIVTADALEHLPDPRRALSEFRRCLRPDGRLVLLFNPWGSPRGSHLGDLLHLPWCQLLFSRETLGRATLAVAEERARELPPGDAERLRSHGRELVEHFHHHVHPTRIADLRAWVRADRTFSIESELRIGPGPIGTPGWLQAGWCEEWLSATYGAVLEPMAASASSASNRSSVCSSS, from the coding sequence ATGTCCGTCGCCACCCATCTGCTCCGCTTCGCCAACCGTGTCCTACCGGCCCCGGATCTGCCCGGCGACGTCGACCCCGTGGCCTATGCGCGCTGGGAGTACGAGACCAGCCGGGCCACGCTGCGCCTGTGGGACGCGGCGGGCCCCCTCACGCACGGTGCCGCACTGGATGTCGGCTGCGGTCTCGGTGGCAAGACGCATCGGCTTCGCGAACACACGGGGAGCGCGGTCCGATGGACGGCCCTGGACATCGACATCGAGCACCTGAGGCAGGCCGGATCCTACTTCGAACACGCCGGTGTCGACGACGTCGAACGGATCGCAGGCGATGCCGCGCGTCTACCCTTCGACGATGCGACCTTCGATCGCATCGTCACCGCCGACGCGCTCGAACATCTGCCCGACCCCCGACGAGCGCTGTCGGAGTTCCGGCGTTGTCTGCGCCCCGACGGGCGCCTCGTCCTGCTGTTCAACCCCTGGGGCTCGCCGCGCGGGTCCCACCTCGGGGACCTGCTGCACCTGCCCTGGTGTCAGCTTCTCTTCTCCCGTGAGACCCTGGGACGGGCGACCCTGGCCGTCGCCGAGGAGCGCGCCCGGGAACTCCCTCCGGGCGACGCGGAGCGGCTGCGGTCTCACGGCCGTGAGCTCGTGGAACACTTCCACCATCACGTGCACCCCACGCGCATCGCGGACCTCCGGGCATGGGTCCGCGCCGACCGCACCTTCTCGATCGAGTCGGAGCTGCGCATCGGTCCCGGGCCGATCGGCACACCGGGCTGGCTGCAGGCGGGCTGGTGCGAGGAGTGGCTGAGCGCCACCTACGGGGCCGTCCTCGAACCCATGGCCGCGTCCGCGAGCAGCGCCTCCAACCGATCGAGCGTGTGCTCGAGTTCGTAG
- a CDS encoding FlgD immunoglobulin-like domain containing protein encodes MFRPATLLLSLVLAAVGADAAPRPEPLGKGPFLDALVAPPVTASRTSVRTETWMDVPATVFLPGKADPSEWMATGTWARITLDGFSWQYGYDPLTQTYDMMVSGYVDAQTGILAQETVGIMAMPLPEGFQSGQVERVEVWFRVKEHNLFPFEMVGITAMTDTQTPRSNLNSLQSQLLYEDARGFSGTAYALDHFDAGPHAIDLGPIAVEDLEDRLDSDRWFGVGFAADGWDLSGSLGQQVFWRVDGGGALPESNRPFFRVVYNAPPDAAEPVAPVTDALLSTTRPRFEWTASTDPNDDTPITYRVLVGTDPLLTDPIVFDAGTETTAEPPVALAPGTLYWAVEASDPAGALRRSTVTRFAITTGTDAPATTRNTPLTAAPNPFNPRTSITATLPVAGQWSLTVFDPRGRRIRSLASAEFPAGRHDWTWNGLDESGTAVGSGVYTAVLRGPRNHRTSTRLTLVR; translated from the coding sequence GTGTTCCGACCGGCCACCCTGTTGCTCTCGCTCGTCCTCGCCGCCGTCGGGGCCGACGCCGCGCCCCGTCCCGAGCCGCTCGGCAAGGGACCCTTCCTGGACGCCCTCGTGGCGCCGCCGGTCACCGCGTCCCGCACCTCGGTGCGGACCGAGACCTGGATGGACGTCCCCGCGACCGTCTTCCTGCCCGGCAAGGCCGATCCCTCCGAGTGGATGGCCACCGGCACCTGGGCCCGGATCACCCTCGACGGTTTCAGCTGGCAGTACGGCTACGACCCGCTGACGCAGACCTACGACATGATGGTCAGCGGCTACGTCGACGCCCAGACGGGGATCCTCGCCCAGGAGACGGTCGGGATCATGGCCATGCCCCTGCCCGAGGGTTTCCAGTCGGGGCAGGTCGAACGCGTCGAGGTCTGGTTCCGCGTGAAGGAGCACAACCTGTTTCCCTTCGAGATGGTCGGGATCACGGCCATGACCGACACCCAGACCCCGCGGTCGAACCTGAATTCGCTGCAGAGCCAGTTGTTGTACGAGGACGCACGGGGCTTCAGCGGAACCGCCTATGCGCTCGACCACTTCGACGCCGGCCCCCATGCGATCGACCTGGGACCGATCGCCGTCGAGGACCTCGAGGACCGCCTCGATTCCGACCGCTGGTTCGGTGTGGGTTTCGCGGCCGACGGATGGGACCTGTCCGGCAGCCTGGGCCAGCAGGTGTTCTGGCGTGTCGACGGCGGAGGAGCGCTGCCCGAGTCGAATCGTCCGTTCTTCCGCGTGGTCTACAACGCCCCGCCCGACGCGGCCGAGCCCGTCGCCCCGGTGACGGATGCCCTGCTGTCGACCACGCGTCCGCGCTTCGAGTGGACCGCGTCCACCGACCCCAACGACGACACCCCCATCACCTACCGGGTGCTGGTGGGAACCGATCCCCTGCTGACCGACCCCATCGTCTTCGACGCGGGCACCGAGACCACGGCCGAACCCCCGGTCGCGCTGGCTCCCGGCACCCTCTACTGGGCGGTCGAGGCCTCCGACCCCGCAGGCGCTCTGCGGCGCTCCACGGTGACGCGTTTCGCGATCACCACCGGTACCGATGCCCCTGCGACGACTCGTAACACGCCGTTGACGGCGGCTCCGAACCCCTTCAATCCGCGGACGTCGATCACGGCCACGTTGCCGGTCGCCGGCCAGTGGTCCTTGACGGTCTTCGATCCGCGCGGACGAAGGATCCGGTCGCTGGCCTCGGCCGAATTCCCGGCGGGCCGGCACGACTGGACGTGGAACGGTCTCGACGAGAGCGGCACGGCGGTGGGCAGTGGAGTGTACACGGCGGTTCTCCGCGGCCCGCGGAACCACCGGACGTCCACGAGGCTCACCCTCGTCCGCTGA
- a CDS encoding exonuclease domain-containing protein: MATSTIDHARPLSDLHFVAFDTETTGLVASTERVIELSGVRFSFDGEIDRFESLIDPQQTIPPDSIRMHGIQDADVKGQPLFADAVGGFLDLIEDSVVLAHNAAFDVGFLAHEAHRSARKMPRVPVVDTVEISRALRDDLPNHKLETISKALNCPAPTYHRALADSVTLMNVFLGLVGGMADRPLHELFALTSGVLTFGPDERLWMWLPPELGPLEEALVSGGRVNLLYEPEGRRSETHEVTPRGWIRRTGATFLVARCERDHTDRNFRLDWITRAQYAQATLF; the protein is encoded by the coding sequence TTGGCCACGTCGACGATCGACCACGCACGCCCGCTCTCCGACCTGCACTTCGTCGCCTTCGACACCGAGACCACCGGGCTCGTGGCCTCGACCGAGCGCGTGATCGAACTCTCGGGCGTGCGCTTCTCCTTCGACGGCGAGATCGATCGCTTCGAGAGCCTGATCGATCCCCAGCAGACGATTCCGCCCGACTCCATCCGCATGCACGGGATCCAGGACGCGGACGTGAAGGGCCAGCCGCTCTTCGCCGACGCGGTGGGCGGATTCCTCGATCTGATCGAGGACAGTGTCGTGCTGGCCCACAATGCCGCGTTCGACGTGGGCTTCCTGGCTCACGAGGCACACCGGTCGGCGCGGAAGATGCCGCGCGTTCCGGTGGTCGACACCGTCGAGATCTCGCGCGCTCTGCGCGACGACCTGCCGAACCACAAGCTCGAGACGATCTCGAAGGCGCTGAACTGTCCCGCGCCGACCTACCATCGTGCCCTGGCCGACTCGGTCACCCTGATGAACGTCTTCCTCGGCCTGGTGGGCGGGATGGCCGACCGACCGTTGCACGAGCTCTTCGCGCTGACCTCCGGCGTGCTCACCTTCGGCCCCGACGAGCGGCTGTGGATGTGGTTGCCGCCCGAGCTGGGACCCCTGGAGGAGGCCCTCGTCTCCGGAGGGCGGGTCAACCTGCTGTACGAGCCCGAGGGGCGTCGCAGCGAGACGCACGAGGTCACGCCCCGCGGCTGGATCCGCCGCACCGGCGCGACGTTCCTCGTGGCGCGCTGCGAGCGCGACCACACCGATCGCAACTTCCGCCTGGACTGGATCACCCGGGCCCAGTACGCGCAGGCAACCCTCTTCTAG
- a CDS encoding sulfatase, translating to MAPTRPRIDRLHHLAGWALVLLAMSSIAVFVIRAVETSGLHGYPLAPITPNAVAAWRDAASTTLMGSLAVILVVLLPLQRLGRRPDGAVRLARLWGVLIAVGAWAMIGYRLNRFTYGGLWRSREEVGDLLVPAALVEPRIWYNNIGLTLGCAVLAIVLMAVLERLLPRSRARRAPRGMVVTAGVVLLLLAPVSIVPAHWFAPAPATGDVILISLDAMRPDRIGAYGDERGLTPNLDRLAADAVRFERAYCQEPWTLTSHMSMLTGLYPDAHGLDFGRALAGEVWTLPERMRDQGYRTAASVYDCFLLSPDFGYGAGFDRYEENNLEAADRARRAAKWVTDSDRPGFLFLHFYDPHSDTGDLPYEASPEMLERFAPGAAEQFRGWARLVGASEALHQVNLGERPFTPAQREALGRLYDAGVADTDAALGLFVDRLKAEGRYEDATIVVVADHGEALGEADHYMHELLIEETLRIPLVIKWPGRREAGTVRTDLAETVDLAPTLLRAIGLPEEEVSQGHDLAAGPTPRSLSLHRSGPDHAATDREGWRLHHRWSTELGIEPSGILRVGGSYADRGLGLTRHPEVLDRFVEPLAELHRANAVLAARFRGDDLTMTEADEELLRSLGYIE from the coding sequence GTGGCCCCCACCCGTCCGCGCATCGATCGTCTGCACCACCTCGCCGGTTGGGCCCTCGTCCTGCTCGCGATGTCGTCGATCGCCGTCTTCGTGATCCGGGCCGTCGAGACCTCCGGTCTCCACGGCTATCCGCTCGCGCCCATCACGCCGAACGCGGTCGCCGCGTGGCGCGACGCCGCGTCGACCACGCTCATGGGATCCCTTGCGGTGATCCTGGTGGTCCTGTTGCCACTCCAGCGACTGGGACGGCGCCCGGACGGCGCGGTCCGGCTGGCCCGCCTGTGGGGCGTGCTGATCGCCGTCGGCGCATGGGCGATGATCGGTTACCGCCTCAATCGCTTCACCTACGGCGGACTCTGGCGGAGTCGGGAGGAGGTGGGCGACCTCCTCGTACCCGCCGCGCTCGTCGAGCCGCGGATCTGGTACAACAACATCGGTTTGACCCTCGGGTGCGCCGTGCTGGCCATCGTCCTGATGGCCGTCCTCGAGCGATTGCTGCCGCGCTCGAGGGCGCGCCGTGCGCCGCGGGGGATGGTCGTGACCGCCGGTGTCGTGCTGTTGCTGCTCGCGCCGGTCTCGATCGTTCCGGCGCACTGGTTCGCTCCGGCGCCGGCGACGGGCGACGTCATCCTGATCTCGCTGGACGCCATGCGTCCCGACCGCATCGGTGCCTACGGTGACGAGCGCGGCCTGACGCCGAACCTGGATCGCCTCGCCGCCGACGCGGTCCGCTTCGAGCGGGCGTACTGCCAGGAACCGTGGACGCTCACCAGTCACATGAGCATGCTCACGGGACTCTATCCCGACGCGCACGGCCTGGACTTCGGCCGGGCCCTGGCCGGAGAGGTGTGGACGCTTCCGGAGCGCATGCGCGATCAGGGCTACCGGACCGCGGCCTCGGTCTACGACTGTTTCCTGCTCAGCCCGGACTTCGGGTACGGCGCCGGTTTCGATCGCTACGAAGAGAACAACCTCGAAGCGGCCGATCGCGCGCGCCGGGCCGCGAAGTGGGTGACCGACTCCGACCGGCCGGGTTTCCTGTTCCTCCATTTCTACGATCCCCACAGTGACACCGGAGACCTCCCCTACGAGGCATCGCCGGAGATGCTGGAACGCTTCGCGCCCGGTGCGGCCGAACAGTTCCGGGGGTGGGCGCGCCTCGTGGGGGCCAGTGAAGCCCTCCACCAGGTGAACCTCGGCGAGCGGCCGTTCACGCCGGCGCAACGCGAGGCTCTCGGTCGCCTGTACGACGCCGGAGTGGCCGACACCGACGCCGCCTTGGGTCTCTTCGTCGACCGCCTGAAAGCCGAGGGACGCTACGAGGACGCGACGATCGTCGTCGTGGCCGATCACGGCGAGGCCCTCGGCGAGGCCGATCACTACATGCACGAGCTGTTGATCGAGGAGACCCTGCGGATCCCGCTCGTGATCAAGTGGCCCGGGCGGCGCGAGGCCGGCACCGTGCGCACCGATCTGGCCGAGACCGTCGACCTGGCGCCGACCCTGCTGCGGGCGATCGGGCTCCCCGAGGAAGAGGTCTCGCAGGGTCACGATCTGGCCGCGGGGCCGACGCCACGCTCGTTGTCGCTGCACCGCAGTGGGCCCGATCACGCCGCGACCGATCGCGAGGGGTGGCGTCTGCACCATCGCTGGTCGACCGAGCTCGGAATCGAGCCGTCGGGGATCCTGCGCGTGGGCGGGTCCTATGCCGATCGCGGCCTCGGGCTGACCCGACACCCCGAGGTCCTCGACCGCTTCGTCGAACCGCTCGCCGAACTCCACCGGGCCAATGCGGTCCTGGCCGCGCGCTTCCGCGGCGACGACCTGACCATGACGGAGGCCGACGAGGAGCTGCTCCGATCCCTCGGCTACATCGAGTGA